The Pristiophorus japonicus isolate sPriJap1 chromosome 3, sPriJap1.hap1, whole genome shotgun sequence genome has a segment encoding these proteins:
- the LOC139259978 gene encoding gamma-crystallin S-1-like: MINLQTSIFPQIIFYEDRNFQGRHYECNTDCADLSPYFSRCNSIRVESDWWVVYERPNYMGYQYVLSRGEYPDYQRWMGFNDNIRSCRTYPHYRGGNYRMRIYERPDFGGQMMEFMDDCPSVYDRFRYRDIHSCHVMDGYWNFYEQPNYRGRQYFMRPGEYRRFSDWGGYNSTVGSFRRMRDF; encoded by the exons ATGATTAACTTACAAACCTCTATCTTTCCACAGATCATCTTTTACGAGGACAGGAACTTCCAGGGTCGGCACTACGAGTGCAATACTGACTGTGCTGACCTGTCCCCTTACTTCAGCCGCTGTAACTCCATCCGTGTGGAGAGTGACTGGTGGGTGGTGTATGAGAGACCCAATTACATGGGATACCAGTATGTTCTGAGCAGGGGAGAATATCCTGACTACCAACGCTGGATGGGATTCAATGACAACATCAGGTCATGTCGTACCTACCCACAC TATCGAGGTGGAAACTACAGAATGAGAATTTACGAGAGGCCTGACTTTGGAGGACAGATGATGGAATTCATGGATGACTGTCCATCTGTCTACGATCGTTTCCGTTACCGTGACATTCACTCCTGCCATGTGATGGACGGTTACTGGAACTTCTATGAACAGCCCAACTACAGAGGTCGCCAGTACTTCATGAGACCCGGTGAATACAGGAGATTCAGTGACTGGGGCGGCTACAACTCAACTGTCGGATCTTTCAGACGCATGAGGGACTTCTAG
- the LOC139259979 gene encoding gamma-crystallin S-1-like, giving the protein MINLQTSIFPQIIFYEDRNFQGRHYECNTDCADLSPYFSRCNSIRVESDWWVGYERPNYMGYQYVLSRGEYPDYQRWMGFNDNIRSCRTYPHYRGGNYRMRIYERPDFGGQMMEFMDDCPSVYDHFRYRDIHSCHVMDGYWNFYEQPNYRGRQYFMRPGEYRRFSDWGGYNSTVGSFRQMRDF; this is encoded by the exons ATGATTAATTTACAAACCTCTATCTTTCCACAGATCATCTTTTACGAGGACAGGAACTTCCAGGGTCGGCACTACGAGTGCAATACTGACTGTGCTGACCTGTCCCCTTACTTCAGCCGCTGTAACTCCATCCGTGTGGAGAGTGACTGGTGGGTGGGGTATGAGAGACCCAATTACATGGGATACCAATATGTTCTGAGCAGGGGAGAATATCCTGACTACCAACGCTGGATGGGATTCAATGACAACATCAGGTCATGTCGTACCTACCCACAC TATCGAGGTGGAAACTACAGAATGAGAATTTACGAGAGGCCTGACTTTGGAGGACAGATGATGGAATTCATGGATGACTGTCCATCTGTCTACGATCATTTCCGTTACCGTGACATTCACTCCTGCCATGTGATGGACGGTTACTGGAACTTCTATGAACAGCCCAACTACAGAGGCCGACAGTACTTCATGAGACCCGGTGAATACAGGAGATTCAGTGACTGGGGCGGCTACAACTCAACTGTCGGATCTTTCAGGCAAATGAGGGATTTCTAG
- the LOC139259976 gene encoding gamma-crystallin S-1-like has protein sequence MINLQTSIFPQIIFYEDRNFQGRHYECNTDCADLSPYFSRCNSIRVESDWWVGYERPNYMGYQYVLSRGEYPDYQRWMGFNDNIRSCRTYPHYRGGNYRMRIYERPDFGGQMMEFMDDCPSVYDRFHYRDVHSCHVMDGYWNFYEQPNYRGRQYFMRPGEYRRFSDWGGYNSTVGSFRRMRDF, from the exons ATGATTAATTTACAAACCTCTATCTTTCCACAGATCATCTTTTACGAGGACAGGAACTTCCAGGGTCGGCACTACGAGTGCAATACTGACTGTGCTGACCTGTCCCCTTACTTCAGCCGCTGTAACTCCATCCGTGTGGAGAGTGACTGGTGGGTGGGGTATGAGAGACCCAATTACATGGGATACCAGTATGTTCTGAGCAGGGGAGAATATCCTGACTACCAACGCTGGATGGGATTCAATGACAACATCAGGTCATGTCGTACCTACCCACAC TATCGAGGTGGAAACTACAGAATGAGAATTTACGAGAGGCCTGACTTTGGAGGACAGATGATGGAATTCATGGATGACTGTCCATCTGTCTACGATCGTTTCCACTACCGTGACGTTCACTCCTGCCATGTGATGGACGGTTACTGGAACTTCTATGAACAGCCCAACTACAGAGGTCGCCAGTACTTCATGAGACCCGGTGAATACAGGAGATTCAGTGACTGGGGCGGCTACAACTCAACTGTCGGATCTTTCAGGCGAATGAGGGACTTCTAG